GTTGAACTGCCGGGACAAACATGGTGAACTTCGCGTGCATGGCCGGGGCCGCCGTGGAGGATCGCCGCGCCGTCACCGCCCAGGTGATCGACACCGTGCGCCGCTTCGTCGAGCGCGAGGTGATCCCCGTCGCGAGCAAGTACGAGCACGCGGACGAGTACCCGCAGCCGCTCGTCGACCGCATGCGGGAGCTCGGCCTCTTCGGCGCGACGATCCCGGTCGAGTACGGCGGGCTCGGGCTCGACTACACGACCTACGCGATGATCGTCGAGGAACTCTGCCGGGGGTGGATGAGCCT
This is a stretch of genomic DNA from Deltaproteobacteria bacterium. It encodes these proteins:
- a CDS encoding acyl-CoA dehydrogenase; the encoded protein is MAGAAVEDRRAVTAQVIDTVRRFVEREVIPVASKYEHADEYPQPLVDRMRELGLFGATIPVEYGGLGLDYTTYAMIVEELCRGWMSLSGVLNTHLMFAYVLQMHGTPEQQARYLPAMARGEQRAALCLTEPHAGSDAQRIRTTAVRRGDHYVVN